Below is a genomic region from Melanotaenia boesemani isolate fMelBoe1 chromosome 19, fMelBoe1.pri, whole genome shotgun sequence.
CTATCTTATGTTTTGTCTTGCCTACTATCCCAGCTGGCTATCTGCTGACTGCTAGGGTGTATATGTTGATGGTTTAGATCTCATACTTCTACATTGCAGAGAGCAACCTCTTCAAGATGGTTTCTTAACACTTTGGTGTTGAAATTGATTTTCTAATCTTGCTTAAGgtgaaaaatctttaaaaattgtAGCGGTGTAGGGTAACTTCAAACTGTCAACAATTTAAtccatgtaaaatgttaatcCACAAATGGGGAAGAGCCCCAGGACTCACACCTACACTCACGGTGGCAGAGTTGTTCTGTTGGAGTTGGTGCTAATTTGCATTGATACAATGCAAAATGCTTGTCTATAATGATCAATAAAAGCTGTAAACTActtcaaagcttcacactgctgtcacaaaaaatgtacttttgataatttgtttggcttcatacatGTAGATATTCAAGCCATTTTGAACAGCACTGAACATAAACCTTTGATGAAGTTTAGATTCAAAGACTGTAGCATTGGACAGTTTTTAATGGAATCCATCTATTTAACATGCAGCTATAAGTATGTttagtaaaacatttaataaacctATAAATAAATCATGAACCAGTGCAACCAACagaatattctttaaaaatgtggtatcttggattaaataaagttattttctattttcgtttactttttattaaattcatattttaatgaagTTATGATAGTAAGGGAGTATAACATAATTTCTTGTAATAAGTGCTGCTCAGTCATTTTGAGTGAAGGCATCGGGTATTTTTCCTGCCTATTGTTTCTCACTGAGGGAACAAAGAAatagcagaggaagaggaaggcaTGGGTTCAGACACCAAAAAACAAGGACGCTTGCAGGTTGGATGAAATAGCAGATGGCCCTATTCCAAAGGGGACATTTAAGACTGGCAGTCTTTCCTCTTGTCCTCTTTAGGTTAGTCCCTGCACGCTGTCTTTTTGTTTAGtctcaaataaaaagaaaaaccagtgAGTGTCTGATTATCTGATTCTCTTCCACATGCTGAAccttaaaaaagataaatgattTGCCCCTATACAATATGTGTCCTCAATATGTATAAAAATTTAGAAGATAACACCATGTTCAgatgatttttaaattttctataGATTTTATCCAAAAGTTGAatattcaaggattcaaggaactttattgtcataccagctcacatttacatgtttatggtacgaaattagaactgaggtcccggtttgagccataaaaAGGAGGGcaatatgtgaaataaaatatccCTAACTTTTTGTGAATAGTGTATGTCCACTTTTGGTTAGGGGTCTAAAAGGAACGTGTCCTGGACCACGTAGAACCACCTTCTGATCTGATGTGGTCCCAAACGAACAATGGACATGTGGCGCTACAGAAGAGGGCCCTTCACTTTATTGCAACAGAGGTGTTAATCGAacactaaacaaaaagaaactaaatagtgtaatgtttgttttgattgtttttggaTAGACTGTATCAACTATGGTCAGTATATTGTAAAATGCTTCGGGACCATCAAGTCACAACATTAATACTTGTAGAATCATTGCTAGACATGATATTTGTGTTACTCAGGTAGCTGTGTGATGCAGCCCATGTTTATTTGTGTACTGAACTGGTAGCTGGGATCAGATCATACATGGGACACATGTGGGGGGTGCTTTGTATCGACAGGTGTGAACATGCCTGCTCACTGCTGTCCATGTATAATTAGGACACCCAGGACACATTAGCACCAAATGTGAAGAGACTTTTTTTTGCAGCATATTTGAAAGATGATCATGATAATTTAACATGCACCAAAGAACTGATATATtctgaaatatgaaatatgcaTACATGACAGGCCACATCTATGGAAGAGTAGCAGTCCTGTGTTAAGGTTCCACTGGAAACGTATCAAGTAGGAATGATCGTCATGTTCATCCTATATGTTGTTTGTTGATAATGTGCCgaatgtgtgttttatttgagtttttttctcaGCCACTTTCAGCTGACCAGTGTTACGTTTCTCCAGGGAAAGTTAGCCTGCTACATTTGTCCATTCCCTATGTGAGCTGCCAAGACATTTGCAGCGAAACGGCTACAATCCATCTCTCCCAGTTAATTGTTATTGACGGCAGCCAGAGCAGCCGCCATCTTCCTGGAAATTAACATCTGAATGAGGATCAGAGACACAGGGAACCCTTTATAATCCTGAGGGAGACGGAGTTGCTCAGTTGAGATTTTGACAGCACATTAATCACCTTCTTCCACACCTGTCTGTTTATTTCTATGTAGATTACTTGTTTGGAGTACCAGAAGAGGTTTTAAACTTGACATGTTTCCTCTCCTCTGGCTCTAAGCATCTCTCCTGTTGCCTGTTTGGCTGCTTCCTTCCCAAATAGTTATTTTTATCCCACTATTCTTAAATTTCCTACCCCCCAGCCCCACACTTCCACCCTTTCTTTAACAGTGTGTTGTTTGTGCTTTATGCTGTAAAATGAGCATCAATTAAACAAGTTCACATCACCCAGATGCTTCCTTTATGCACTTgaatgtataatttatttatttattttatgcaggAAAGAATTAAAGGCAATCAGGCTTGACTTGCCAAAGCTGATTATCAGCaggttcctgctctgcagcaacACAGGCAGACAAACAACACATCTTCAAAGACAGAACTATCACACAGTCTTACAGAGGGAGAAAGCAGCAGTTGGAGGAGGCTGTAGGGGCACATCATTGGTCAAAGCAGTAACTATCCACCAAATGGTGGTTGTGAGTGGTTTTAAACAGTCCTGGTGATGTTATAGCCTTGATATGATGCAGAATGTTGTTCCAGGCTTTGATCAGCACATAAAAGAAAGATCTTTGTAAGTGATCAGATCTGGGGTTAAGTCTTTGCACTAAGGCAGCTAATGCTGCAGATGGGCATCTATTGAGCTGATGGAAATACAATTTAGTCCCatgattaaaacttttatattttgagGGGTTATTCTGACCTTGATTTTACATTTCAATATTATAATGGTTTACTGGGTGATATTTATTGgctaaataaatcaataaatgactTGTAGCAGAGTAATCTGCCGTCTGGTCAGTTTAGATTACTGTGTTgtaatatccaaggaatttaaaaccAATACTTCTGCTTCATCTTACAGCATTTTGTAACAACGCTGATCTTTGGCTTAAACTTACGAGTGTACCTCTCCTCTGAATTACAAAAACCTCTAGAagaacatggaaatttattcagattagtaaatattCTTGTATCATACAAAATAACTAAGACTTTTTATTGCTTaccaaaatccatctggacctacagtgttgtaaaaaaaaacttttcaaaacTAATATAACTTATGGATGATTTTAGAGAGCAAAACAAAGTTACACACTAGTACACACTTATGCATTcgaaaaaccttaaaaatcaaattcaaagaaaaaaaagcttgaaatcACTGTGAGACATGAATGTCcagatatttaaatttatttagatcTAATACTTATAGGtctaataaatatttctaacattactaaacacaaacaactgTTGCTAACATAAATGCTAACATTAGGCAGCAGTGTTACAGTAGGGTGTTGTAGCGGATTGGATGTGGTGCTCTTCTACCAGTATGctgctcttttatttgtttcatgtgTGAAGTTTTCATACccaaaaaatgtaatgaaaggCGGGGCAGCAACAGCTggatctgtgtttgtgtaacaTTACGTCAGTGTTACATCTGGAGAAAGAATCACTTGCAGTAGGCAGGCGATCAGACAGAGAGGAGATCatgaagaaacataaaaaataaatgtttacgaGTCTCAAATCGTGAGTCTGAGTCAGGTCTGTAATTATTGTGTAAGCAACTAAAGTGCAGCTCAAGTCCCAAACTCAAGTCCCCATTTCTGACTTgtcctatttttctttaatcctAACCCACCCTGCAGCTGCTGTTCCCACTTCTTTTGAGGGACCCTTTGGGAAGGTTATTTACTGTGTGAAGGCAGCCATTGACACACCGCGTTTTTCTAAGGATTACAAGATCCAGAAGTCCTTCTACATGCTCAACTTGCTCAACCTCAATGAGGTGCCCAACATTGAAGTAGGTGTTTGGTTCCCATTGATGCtcatattttatcatttctgttgtgtttttgctgaGTGACACAGGGAAATGATAAATGAAGGGGGAAGAATCTTAAATGCTTTCCATATTCAGCATCTTAACTGTGTTAATTAATCAGCCAGTGTATCCTTCACACTACTAACGTCGCAAATAAACATTTATCCCGTGACTATGTCCCTGCAGGATCAGAGTTATGCTGTGACCACTAAGAAGTTCAGCTACCTCCTGGTGAAGACAGGAACCCTGATGCTGAAAGCTCGTAGTGACCTGAGGGGTTACGTCCCTGGTCAGGTCATTAAATTAGCCACTGAGATCCATAACAAGTCAGGGAAGGACACTGGGTGTGTGCTGGCCAGTCTCATACAGGTGTGTTTGTTTGATCCATTGAAAAGGAATATTTCTTCTTGCCAGCTTCTTATTGGGAGTTCGGGAAGTGGTCACAAATAACTGTCACATATTTTATTGTCTGCATGTTTGTCGCATCAGAAAGTGACCTATAAAACCAAGAGGCCTGTCTTTGACCTGCGGACCATTGCAGAGGTAGAAGGAGCCGGAGTGAAGGCAGGAAAACACGCCGAGTGGAGGGAGCAGATCATcgtccctcctcttcctcagtcaGCACTTGCTGGCTGCAGCCTCATAGACATTGACTATTTCATCcaggtcagtgtgtgtgtgtgtgtgtgtgtgtgtgtgtgtgtgtgtaatcttAGAACATTTTTCAAAGCTTTGTAGGACTATAAATGAAGAGGTTGTTATAAAACACTGGTACTGATACTCTGTGCATTTCCAGCTGCTTCTGGTTTATTTTTTGAGGGATCAGACATCCACGTAGTGGAAAATAAGATCCTTCTGTAGAGTATTGATTTAAACTACTGAATCATTGATGATATACACTCATAAAGTCACTCTAGAGTACTCTGTTATTTATCATactattattatgattatttacGACATTCTTTACGTTACTGACTTATTGCCTGATTGCACAAACATTGTACAGTTGCTCTGCATCTCTGCGCTGCATGACtcccttctctcctcctcctcctcctcctcttctcctgttgctcccaagcggcaacctctgcctgtaaaatgtgaatcctatgcggaagtgcaaaaaaacttgcagttcacccctcatccgctagggtctggctccaaaacagagcaaatccccatagactcccatgttaaaaaaggccaacttcacagcagaaataaacatgtttaaagcctggtacaaaaatccattttaggattaataggtcaagtttaccttcatgacaactgaggggggtgaatttttttctaagtcATCCGTtcagatgttatttaatcttgaaatttggcataattaggggcgtgtcttctttattgacaggtatccaatatccgtggaAATAAGGGAGATTGCAGCACAACTGCGGTTTTTAACCGGCTAACGGCATACCTTAGCTTTAGCTCgtggttagctcggttagctcttagctacaggcagcgcggagtttgatggttgtcaatcattaACCTACATGCGCACAGTTCCCCTCTCAGCTTGACCTCtatgcccatttttggattttccgggactaacGACACGCGTGACGCctccaagatggcgacggtgggaacgcccaacgagcttcacttttgctcttcagaaaccaacgggtgacgtcacagaggctccatccatcttttatatatagTCTATGGTTGCTCCTTAAATCATGTAAGGACTGTCAGTGCTCAGCTGATCTGCTTTTCTGTCCCAGTGTGTCGGAAGAGGAAACTAGCAGAATGTTGATGCAAAACTGTAGCCTGTTTCAGCTAGATAGcctttatttgcattattttatattattattaactaaCGTTTGCTGGTGACACAGCTATAAAATCtgccagatggatcaggttcagatatctagcaAGTGTCAAGATTAAACAAGGGGTGTCTTCTCTAGATCTTAGTAAATAATTAGCTGATAATTAGAACTTAAGTGATCTTCAAATGTTCAATTTGGAAAACCAACCAGCCAATGATATTTTTCAGTGTAGaatgtagaacaacatatagaagtgcattttatgctgcattcactgacacttgGGACATCTGAAGTTTACGTAAGTGAAGGTTAGTTTATACTTAACATTTTTTAGCAATTCATTACCCtcaattagggctgggcgatatggccatAAATGGTAATAAATGTGGTAAGGTATTATATggtaataaattaacaaaagtgGCCAACCGTACCACCTTACTAATGTGGTaggttcagaaaaaaaaattgactttgTTCAGCAGTGTGATCATACTgaacccccacccacccacgcACACACCCTTTGCACCCCCCtgccccaccaccaccaccacccgcCAGtgcccaaaacaaaacaaaccacatcCCCCACACTTTTTAAAAGCTTGCTACAGCCCTGCAGTCTTCTGTATTTTGAGTTTTTGACTTCTTTAGAATCCAAATTTAACATGTCTAAGCTGAACCAGACCACAAGTAACGAGTCTTTATTTGTGATCTGTTACAGGTGTCGCTAAAATCCCCAGAAGCCGTCGTCACTCTGCCCATCTACATCGGTAACCTTCCTGTGAACTTGTCTCCCTCGAGGCCTATACCCACCAGTCCGGTGGCACCCTGTGCTGCAGGGGTGACACCCAGCGCACCACCAGCAGAGGAGGAGCCAGAAGACGATCTGTGTGCAGGAGGGATTGCTAGTGAGGAGATTCCTACCAAAAGTCACTCTCAGCAGGACTCCACGGGGCAGCCGGTCACGATGTCCCCCAGCGCTTTCAGCCACGCACCGGGCGCAGTGCTGCCTCCCGGCCACAGACGACTCGACGCGTCCGCTCCGCTGTTCTGTGTTTCCACTGGAGCCACCATACCTTTCTTCACCGAGGGAGATGTGACTCCAGTCCCTACTTCCTGTTCGCTCATTCTCCCTCCAGAGTACAGTAGCTGTGACTACCCTCATGGTTAGTGCTCAGAGTTTTCATAGTCAAATATGTAAAAGGGCTGTCTGAGGTTTTGTGTTGGAGTTTAATCGGCAAAACTCCGGCCTATTATGATTATTTTGAAAAGGGTTATAATTGACTGATTTAACAGATTTAATTGTTTGGGTTCTATAAAGAAGAGATGTTAACTGCAGCTCCGTAAAAATGGAGCAAAAGTGAAGCCCCAAGTATATGAAGCGTGCATGTGCTAGAGAAATAACAATGTTACATTCAGTTTTCCCTtcatatgtgtttgtttttatgtcagtgTTCCTCTCTGGTGTGTGAATGCAAACACAGTGAAATCATGTTGTCATGTTATGGTGTCCTTTGGAAAGCTCCCCTGACCCCATAACCCTCAGATACCCCTTATATGGTCTAAATCTAAGTCTGTCATGCAGCTTTCAACTCCTGCAAATGTCTTTATATCCATGTAAGAACAAAtttgccatttatttatttatttattcttgtaatTGTAGATTTATTTTCCACAGTGGCCTGTAATCCTGATGGTTCTTCCTCAGTGGGAAACCACATTAAACTCATAAATCAACATGATATGAGTGAATACATAAAATCTGATGCCTCtttacactaccagtcaaaagtttggaaacactttcccattaaatctgaTTTGAAGCTTTTTGATAATCAAGATTTTATCCTGCCATGAACAAGGTATTTACAGAGTTTCAGTGTGATTTTAGACACATATGTCTTCACTTCCATTAGCCATTCTAATTAAAAGGTCCTCGCTAACTACACATCAGCAccattttagttaaaaaaaaaggataatatattaaaatcaaCTAATTTTCAGccatgaattattttaaaaaagtcgATTTGTTGTAAAGGGTCACTGTGGAGGCCACTGGGGGAATTTTGTGATTGACTTTACTCTTACTAAACTTGTATgagattcctgctgagaaatgGGAAAATCACAGCAAAACCTTTTAATTTAAAGGGGGTGGCGAGGTAAAACAAAAAGTCTTTATAATGGAAGTATTTGCTAGAAATAACTGTTGTAACTAACAGTCACAACATAACTTTTTGTTCAATCTGGCATAATACAAAAagtattaatgcattaaaatcaGTTCTGTCGTGTATTAATCAGATAGGTCAGCTGGTTAAACTAATAATAAAgtcatatttgtttttagaataTTGAATATTGAATTATAGTGTAATTTTCTAAATGGAAGCTAGTGATATATGATCAAAATTGGCATATAAAGGGTTAATCTGTATTTGTGATTAATGAAATCATATAAATAAGACAaatcaatgaaagaaaaactggactCTGCTTGAAATGAAAGCAAATACtggatgaaaagaaacaaaaagtgcTTCCAAACTGTGTAACCGATCAACCAGGGTTGCACACGATTAGCAGATTTAGCTCTGGATTAATGTGTatgaacattttcaaactgAAATCCAGCATATAGACTTCAGGACTCTGTTACTGACCTGTCTGCCTTTGTGTGTTACAGAGCCTCCACCCACTTACGAGGAAAGCTGCAGCAGCGTAAACTCAAGCTTTAACAGCGGACAGTAGAAAGCAGAGAGATCGTGAAGCATTGCACCCACCCACATCTGTCTGCACTCACCTCTCCACAGATCCAGGCGTGCTGGATGAAAAAGGATGAACGAGAACTCTAAAAAGGGATTATTTCTTATTGTTATAAGAATTTTAATTTCACCTCATGTCCCACAGATAATGTCAGACAGAACAGGTGAACATCACTGTGCCTAAAAGGAGTGTTTGGAGTCATTGCACGGCGCTTATGATGTTTGGTTGGACATCTTCGATTATTGGAATAAGGAAAACCTTTTCctgtgattcttttttttctttcaacaaaTTGTTGCATCTGTGAtgcctttaaaataattttagccACTGATTTCTTTTGAAGATCTTTCAGTCTAGGCTTGTTTTTTTAGTGTAGGTCTAAATATGCCCTTAGTTGTGTTTTCATGTCTCAGCTGTCCTCATTAAAGCCATGTGActctatccattcatccatctctctgtctgATAGCAAGGTGGTGCAACAACAACCAAACTAAACGGCGAAGGGAAGaatctttaaaatgaacttcTATGTGGAGGATATCGCTGAttattgcatcttttaaatagcatcacaagttatttttaatttttgcagTTAAACCAActttttccactttgtttttttaagagcaACATATTTGTTTGAACAACTTCAAACAGTTCACACACGTTTTGTAACAAACTGCATTGAATAGAAATGGACATATTTTTCTCTGTGCCACCACCTTGTGTTGGTTTTAGGTTTTGCATCAGTTAGTGgtagctgggataggctccagcaccCCAGTGATCCtgcattggaaaaaaaacacaggtaTAAAAAATTAATGGATGGCTGGTTTTCCATCAATACTACTGTATTCACAGGGTCATTTATCTGCGTATGAGCCTCAGCTTTCCTGCAGCTGGGCAGCGCCCTCTTGTGGtgaaaactgaaacaaacattATCTCATCTGGGGGCTTAACACAGTTATCAATCATTCAGACTGATCCCTGTCGTGCACCAGCTGACGTCTGCAATTGATGTTATCAAATTAAGTTCTTGGctgttgtgtgttgtgttttgttttagctcTCTGGATTAAATTGAGGGTTTTCAgggttttttgtcatttctgttgCCTTAAATTTACAGTAAGTAGTGTCACATTAGTGAGATCAGTGCAGATGATGACAGACGTGCACAACACAGCACTTTTTAACATCGTGAGGTCATGCATTTTGAGCAAACACATCTACTGCATGGGTGTGCATGTATGTCATAGTGTGTGTGAAATCATTTGTACTCTAACATAACTTCAGATCTACTGATTCAGTATGTGTTGAAATGTGTGCTGGATACtcttaactttttctttttgcctgtGTACCACAGCTAAGTAAAACCACAGTAACCATGATCTAAACGGACTGTCTCTGCAAACTTCGTACATTATTTATAGACAAAAAAAGATAACTAAAGTTTTTGTTATGCACATATAGTTTATCTAACATAATTCCTTAAAGGGGGgaaaatcagtttttttgtctgattttttttgttagatttttaacatttgttatATTGTGTCATTGATGACCAAAATTATTCTTGTTTATGTTGTGATGATTTCTGCCATATCACCAAGGCCTGCTGTGTTATAAAAGCATTTATTGTCCCCTCGTATGTGGGAAACTACCACTGAGAATCTCAAGCACAACTGCTGTACTGAATGTTCTCATTACTCTTTATGTGTGTCATTTTCTCACCATTAAATTATCAAAATCCATGGTAAAAACAGTCAAATTAGATGCACAGAACGATAAACGATCACAGGCGCGGGCTTCATATGTTGCCACAtgtttcaggattttttttaaaatttggtttTCCACAGGCAGACAGCTTTGTCGCCCTACTAACAATGCTGTGTCGCTCCATTAATGTGACAACATGCCTTAAACGACCTGGATTCCTGACGCCTCTTGCATGAGCCTGTTATGGACCTGTTTCTCTAGAGGACATCTGGTTGTGCTCCTCCTCTTTTGTCTTTACCGGACTGTGCCAAGTGCACTTGATGTATACAGATGTAGCTTCTATAAAAAACAGTGAGACACTGGACCTTCAGATCTGTAAAGTTTTTGtattcttgttttaaaaaaataatgtgcaaTTCCTCTTATTTCCGTGagcactgctgcagcagaagcTCCCTGAACTTTTTTCATGTTGCCTTTTTTTCAGTCCTCATTCAGTTGATTTCTGCACCAAAAGGTACTATAGCTTTATGGAACCTCAGTGTTCTGTTTTTCCCTTCATTCTTTTCCCTTCACATACTGATGAGTGGTGTCTTGATTTGTATTTTTCTACTTGAAACCGTTTACAGGTGTAGTATGCATATACCAATAGTAGGACCTTGACCATTACATGTAATGTTTTAAGTTACAGTGCAGAATCAAAGTTGTACTGTAAAATATGATAATAAATGATatgacatgtttttgtgtttgtgtgtgttagctggTCGAAAGAGGGTttaacaaaaaaggaaagaggcTTGGATTTTTTAGAGTGAAGTtgattaaataatataataattacattaaaaaggCAAATGAAGTGATCATTTCACAGGCATATGTTTCAGgttgtagtctgcaaagtgcaaTAGTGTCCATTGGAGGACTTGTTACAACAATCCAGCTTATAAGAGATGGGACATAACTTTACGGCTTAGACCAGCTGAACAAAAATAGGCAGAAGTTGTTTGAAGATTCTTTTTAATGTGCGGTGGTTATCTACTAAACTTAAATAAGGGCCATAcatcagcattatttatcaagctgaaacattttctaagtttatctTAAACCCACTCATCAGTGGAAGtgaaactttgtaaatcaacacaTAAATCCTATAATAACTGGACTTGGcattctaaaaataaacaagcataAGGCAAAAACAGTGAAACAGCAACATGCATGAACACTGATTCTGATTAAATCACCTCTTTGTCTGCAGTtgtaattaatttgttaaagaACTCGCAAAAGCAtactttctttgtttatttagacATACTGTCACTTGAATTGTCTTGCTATGTCGGTTTTATACCGACATAACACCCAAATTGAGGGACACACCTTTAACAGGCTGGGTACGCTCTAGCTGCTGTCTAATCAGTTTCTGGCAGACGATCACTTTTTGGC
It encodes:
- the arrdc1b gene encoding arrestin domain-containing protein 1b, with translation MGKLQEFDITFTNNKVVYSPGESISGTVKIRTGHALQYKAIKVNCHGSCGISNKMNDTSWSLEEQYFNSMLSIADKGTLAPGEHSFPFQFLLPAAVPTSFEGPFGKVIYCVKAAIDTPRFSKDYKIQKSFYMLNLLNLNEVPNIEDQSYAVTTKKFSYLLVKTGTLMLKARSDLRGYVPGQVIKLATEIHNKSGKDTGCVLASLIQKVTYKTKRPVFDLRTIAEVEGAGVKAGKHAEWREQIIVPPLPQSALAGCSLIDIDYFIQVSLKSPEAVVTLPIYIGNLPVNLSPSRPIPTSPVAPCAAGVTPSAPPAEEEPEDDLCAGGIASEEIPTKSHSQQDSTGQPVTMSPSAFSHAPGAVLPPGHRRLDASAPLFCVSTGATIPFFTEGDVTPVPTSCSLILPPEYSSCDYPHEPPPTYEESCSSVNSSFNSGQ